A genomic window from Mycobacteriales bacterium includes:
- the ssd gene encoding septum site-determining protein Ssd produces MPARCLVITGDPDVLDELLRLAAAAGVELDVAADAGAARGAWSAAPFVVLAADALAGADRLRLPRRPGVVLLGRDLDDAGIWQRAVQVGAEHVVFLPDAERWLVERFTDAAEDGGGEGALVAVLGGRGGAGATTLACALAVTAGRAGRAALLVDGDPLGGGIDLVFGGERDPGLRWPGLVSTRGRVPAAALTGALPRMQGLPVLSWDRGTAEDLPVEALQAVLTAGRRAHELVVVDLPRSLDASGRAVLAVATTVLLVVPTEVRAAAAAARVASALAGLCADLRLVTRGPSPSGLGGDQVARALGLPLLAELRPEPGLALALEHGEAPALRGRGPLSVACTRLLDELLPSLGRVAA; encoded by the coding sequence GTGCCCGCTCGCTGCCTGGTCATCACCGGTGATCCCGACGTGCTCGACGAGCTGCTCCGACTCGCCGCCGCTGCCGGCGTCGAGCTGGACGTCGCCGCCGATGCCGGGGCGGCTCGCGGGGCCTGGTCTGCCGCGCCCTTCGTGGTGTTGGCCGCCGACGCGCTTGCCGGGGCTGACCGCCTGCGGCTTCCGCGGCGGCCCGGCGTCGTCCTGCTCGGCCGCGACCTCGACGACGCCGGGATCTGGCAGCGCGCGGTCCAGGTCGGCGCCGAGCACGTCGTCTTCCTGCCCGACGCCGAGCGCTGGCTGGTCGAGCGGTTCACCGACGCGGCCGAGGACGGGGGCGGCGAAGGCGCGCTGGTGGCGGTGCTCGGCGGGCGCGGCGGGGCCGGTGCGACCACCCTCGCCTGTGCTCTGGCGGTCACGGCCGGCCGCGCCGGGCGGGCGGCGCTGCTCGTCGACGGCGACCCGCTCGGTGGCGGCATCGACCTGGTCTTCGGCGGTGAGCGGGACCCGGGCCTGCGTTGGCCCGGCCTGGTGTCGACCCGTGGCCGGGTGCCTGCGGCGGCGCTCACCGGCGCACTCCCGCGGATGCAGGGTCTGCCGGTGCTGTCCTGGGACCGGGGGACGGCCGAGGACCTCCCGGTCGAGGCGCTGCAGGCGGTGCTGACCGCCGGGCGGCGGGCCCATGAGCTGGTGGTGGTCGACCTGCCCCGCTCGCTGGACGCTTCCGGCAGGGCGGTGTTGGCCGTGGCGACCACCGTGCTGCTCGTCGTCCCGACGGAGGTACGCGCGGCTGCCGCCGCCGCGCGCGTGGCCTCCGCGCTGGCCGGCCTGTGCGCCGATCTGCGGCTGGTGACCCGCGGGCCGTCCCCGTCCGGGCTGGGCGGTGACCAGGTGGCCCGGGCGCTCGGCTTGCCGCTGCTGGCCGAGCTGCGGCCCGAGCCCGGCCTCGCGCTCGCCCTCGAGCACGGCGAGGCACCGGCCCTGCGCGGCCGCGGACCGCTGTCGGTGGCCTGCACCCGGCTGCTGGACGAGCTGCTCCCGTCACTGGGCCGGGTGGCCGCGTGA